One window of Acropora palmata chromosome 1, jaAcrPala1.3, whole genome shotgun sequence genomic DNA carries:
- the LOC141875137 gene encoding scavenger receptor cysteine-rich type 1 protein M160-like isoform X1, which yields MGSKARFLFFVLELQWIFLENVAFESRDGAVGSLCPKGTFMSSKMYCVPDCGPGYYGNTRAGNCQECSTSCKTCYNGPTNFNCSSCDEPLYLKGSSCVKSCFDQLTKGPPTTQIRLKSGSSQFEGRVEVNYNGVWGTVCDDSWGITDAQVVCRELLLGGAREAVSYGELGQGRESQPIWLSMLRCNGNETRLERCPHNGWGNHSCSHHEDAGVRCTGPDTRKECVNDCGDGYYKKPGKMQCGACASSCLTCENYPDSCTSCDSSKFRKGKSCVSRCGLGFYGDTSDRQCKPCDPGCRTCADGTSSTTCTSCADDRFLNGTECIFSCAPRLVGQRRGIRLTGANSSELAGRLEVFVNGAWSTVCNRYFNFPEASVACRQLGFSGAVGALKSAVHGAGRGRIWSEVLNCTGREKNLLNCPRPRGSLGLCYHVNDVGVSCRGPGHSLPQTSKCLKRCLPGWFKNDVDVCDLCASQCGECVGKNYRCTRCKAPKFLVNKTCVDKCPDGQYGHLPTRQCQKCSADKCMTCADGSDGNSCITCKSPKALKEGHCEDGCGPESYEKNGACVQDCGNHFYKYSGNYSCLQCPEQCLHCEFNDQQNAARCTICTPPLVFDDGTCVSNCSGSKAAAPYRNAAFESGRILRLTNGSDYFEGVLEVYHDGVWGTVCDDGWDSRESSVVCRELDLGGVDVDAPLGHIKKLSTGKQWLDDVVCLGGEKRLSECRHQPWGKTNCGQDESTVLRCKGPGIRKCEDSCPFGYFLKEKECVVCKISCSTCYGTANNCTSCDKGYYRKNGTCVADCGFGFYLDGTCRACDKNCKTCDGAAKNCTSCEVDWFKNGSTCVSDCSPGYKPSSNSLVKIVEGDTSFEGRVEILHDGVYGTICDDFWDINDANVVCNMLGMGNATAAKKSAAYGPGANRMPIWMDDVMCLGNETSLVTCPFPGWGRENCAHSEDAGVVCSRPGRNQDCLSTCNTSNGYFQDMSDGAKACGKCSANCKTCVGNPENCSSCAADLFLNHTQIRNMTYNCASFCLEGFFADAETQKCLKCDSKCFSCVGSKENCTSCNSKKFLYQSKCVEKCPEGSLTLQGVNDIRLVGASSTTEGRVEILHDGLWGTVCDDSFDILDAHVICRQLRLGRALEARTRAKYGQGTGKIWIDDLRCDGTEKRIQDCVMHNGGIGKHNCRHTEDAGVKCAGPDMSRKCVNACIPGSFKGQGNICEPCSLSCKTCKGKADTCSSCYFPYFFAESKMDCVTKCPRGFYGNIKDRLCKPCDKVCLTCANGESGNRCQSCPSGLFLRGSACVSDCRDLLPVSSLLPPKPPAPLVRLVDGASRNQGRVEVLYDGIWGTVCDDGWDLSDASVVCKELGFGDAKEATQTSKFGQGKGIIWLDNVNCKGFESSLTHCLHAGWGEGNCDPGHHEDAGVVCDNTTVKDLSNNFCRQVNVGSCADHQLCDSHAKVTCVDLDLYNQNGEEKSVCMQCPDGYMGDGRRCRMFASAPPDFEKMPPKSITVKFLAAFQLKCSSKPPVIYPSVWDWRKDGQPLSVEDIRSKRITSSVGTLVVRSAVAEDSGNYTCALVNSAGSVENNGTKVVVEVSPQIPDVISAEVVQSDEANLTCLVSSFPPSNITWRFKGQELSSTDSKYNFTDGKRTLQIKDVEFKDAGEYECEAENDLGKAVANATLTVGSKMQYTKFPERKIVKKGGNAKLDCVVKAYPVPNQAWKKDGELVTNDSRHFVTRTELTINQFDRSDMGSYACVAWNPISAQVREALLIMTGRPKVAIPPSNQDVLSGANVSFYCFGYGDPQPNVLWKKNGKTLKEPNGKKSLLFEKLQISSVGVDQAGSYECVYRNKYGEDSRSALLTVDGQTGKGSKTAAYGEPERGLSKGALIAIIFVVLILAVVVIGVIIYRCRQISYYRGQTLMARSVNRFSDLKSRLVKTSEIPYQEEVD from the exons CAGTGGGATCCCTGTGTCCTAAGGGAACATTCATGTCCTCTAAAATGTACTGTGTACCGGATTGTGGACCGGGTTACTATGGAAACACACGAGCGGGTAACTGCCAGGAATGTTCCACCAGCTGCAAGACTTGTTATAATGGACCGACAAATTTCAACTGTTCAAGCTGTGATGAGCCACTTTAtctgaaag GATCATCTTGTGTTAAGTCATGCTTTGATCAGCTAACAAAAGGACCTCCAACAACTCAGATAAGACTTAAGAGCGGCAGCAGTCAGTTTGAGGGTCGCGTAGAAGTTAACTACAATGGAGTCTGGGGAACAGTTTGTGACGATTCCTGGGGTATTACCGATGCGCAAGTTGTATGCCGGGAGCTTCTACTTGGTGGTGCTCGGGAAGCCGTGAGTTATGGAGAACTTGGACAAGGTCGAGAGTCGCAGCCTATTTGGCTATCGATG TTGAGATGTAATGGAAATGAGACAAGGTTAGAAAGATGTCCACACAATGGCTGGGGCAACCATTCATGCAGTCACCATGAAGACGCAGGAGTCCGATGCACAGGCCCTGATACGAGAAAAGAGTGCGTAAATGATTGTGGGGATGGTTATTACAAAAAGCCAGGGAAGATGCAATGTGGCGCATGCGCATCAAGCTGTCTCACGTGCGAGAATTACCCTGATTCCTGCACCAGTTGTGACTCCTCCAAATTTCGTAAAG GCAAAAGCTGCGTGTCAAGATGCGGACTTGGTTTCTACGGTGATACCTCTGATCGACAGTGTAAACCGTGCGATCCCGGATGTCGGACATGTGCAGACGGAACCTCATCTACTACGTGCACAAGCTGCGCAGATGACCGTTTCTTAAATGGGACTGAGTGTATTTTCAGCTGCGCTCCAAGGCTTGTTGGTCAAAGGAGGGGAATTCGCCTGACAGGGGCAAATTCCAGCGAGTTGGCGGGCCGATTGGAGGTATTTGTGAATGGCGCCTGGAGTACTGTCTGCAAcaggtattttaattttccagaAGCCAGTGTTGCTTGTCGTCAGTTGGGCTTTAGTGGCGCTGTGGGAGCACTGAAAAGCGCTGTTCATGGGGCTGGAAGGGGACGCATATGGTCTGAAGTTTTGAATTGCACTGGTcgtgaaaaaaacttgcttaaCTGTCCACGACCACGTGGTTCTCTGGGACTATGTTACCATGTTAACGACGTTGGAGTTTCTTGCAGAGGGCCTGGACATAGCCTACCTCAgaccagcaaatgtttgaagCGTTGCTTGCCGGGATGGTTTAAAAATGACGTAGATGTCTGTGATTTGTGTGCGTCGCAGTGTGGTGAATGCGTGGGTAAAAACTACCGGTGCACAAGATGCAAGGCACCCAAATTTTTAGTAAACAAAACCTGCGTGGACAAATGTCCAGATGGTCAATACGGACATTTACCAACCAGGCAATGTCAAAAGTGTAGCGCCGACAAATGTATGACATGCGCTGATGGAAGTGATGGGAATAGTTGTATCACATGCAAGTCACCTAAAGCGCTAAAGGAAGGACACTGTGAGGATGGGTGTGGTCCGGAATCGTATGAAAAAAACGGAGCATGCGTCCAGGATTGCGGTAATCACTTTTACAAGTATTCCGGTAATTACTCATGTCTTCAATGTCCTGAACAGTGTCTACACTGTGAGTTTAATGATCAACAAAACGCCGCGAGATGCACCATCTGCACTCCTCCGCTTGTGTTTGACGACGGCACTTGTGTTTCCAATTGCTCAGGGTCAAAGGCCGCTGCGCCTTATAGAAATGCAGCATTTGAATCTGGTCGCATTCTGCGCCTCACCAATGGATCTGATTACTTTGAAGGGGTATTGGAAGTTTACCATGATGGTGTTTGGGGTACAGTGTGTGATGATGGCTGGGACTCAAGGGAGAGCTCTGTGGTGTGCAGGGAACTTGACTTGGGGGGCGTAGACGTGGACGCACCTCTTGGCCACATAAAAAAGTTGTCAACAGGTAAACAATGGCTCGACGACGTTGTATGTTTGGGAGGTGAGAAAAGATTAAGCGAATGTCGGCATCAACCCTGGGGGAAAACAAACTGTGGCCAGGACGAAAGCACCGTTCTTCGCTGTAAAGGACCAGGAATTCGAAAGTGTGAAGACAGCTGTCCGTTTGGTTATTTCTTGAAAGAGAAGGAGTGCGTTGTTTGTAAAATCTCTTGTAGCACCTGTTATGGCACAGCCAATAACTGCACGAGTTGTGATAAAGGTTACTATCGAAAAAACGGCACCTGTGTTGCGGACTGTGGGTTTGGATTCTACCTCGATGGCACGTGCAGGGCATGTGACAAAAACTGTAAAACTTGCGACGGAGCCGCAAAGAATTGCACGTCTTGTGAAGTGGATTGGTTTAAGAATGGTTCTACCTGCGTGTCAGATTGTTCTCCAGGTTATAAGCCGTCCTCCAACTCTCTTGTGAAGATTGTCGAAGGAGATACAAGCTTTGAAGGCCGAGTTGAG ATCTTACATGACGGTGTTTATGGAACAATTTGTGATGACTTCTGGGACATCAATGACGCTAACGTGGTATGTAACATGCTCGGGATGGGAAATGCAACCGCTGCTAAGAAAAGTGCAGCTTATGGACCTGGAGCCAATCGGATGCCAATATGGATGGATGACGTTATGTGTCTAG GAAATGAAACATCGCTTGTTACTTGTCCCTTCCCGGGGTGGGGAAGGGAAAATTGCGCTCATAGCGAAGACGCAGGAGTAGTATGCTCCAGACCTGGAAGAAATCAAGACTGCTTATCAACTTGTAACACAAGCAATGGATATTTTCAGGACATGTCAGATGGTGCTAAAGCCTGTGGTAAATGCAGTGCCAACTGCAAAACTTGCGTTGGGAACCCTGAGAACTGTAGCTCTTGCGCAGCGGATTTGTTCCTCAACCACACGCAAATCCGAAACATGACTTACAACTGTGCATCGTTTTGCTTAGAAGGCTTCTTTGCAGATGCTGAGACGCAGAAATGCCTTAAATGTGACAGCAAATGCTTCAGTTGCGTaggaagcaaagaaaattgcaCCTCATGCAATTCTAAGAAATTTCTTTACCAGTCAAAATGTGTTGAAAAATGTCCAGAAGGCTCTCTGACTTTGCAGGGCGTGAATGATATTCGTTTGGTCGGCGCAAGCTCTACCACGGAGGGGAGAGTGGAAATTCTTCACGACGGTTTATGGGGAACAGTTTGTGATGACTCGTTTGATATTTTAGATGCTCACGTTATTTGTAGACAGCTTAGGCTTGGAAGAGCATTAGAGGCTCGTACAAGGGCGAAATATGGACAAGGAACTGGAAAAATATGGATCGATGATCTCAGATGCGATGGAACGGAAAAAAGGATTCAGGACTGTGTTATGCACAAtg GTGGGATTGGAAAGCACAATTGCAGGCATACAGAGGATGCAGGAGTGAAGTGCGCAGGCCCAGATATGTCACGGAAATGCGTGAATGCATGCATTCCTGGTTCCTTCAAGGGACAAGGAAATATATGCGAGCCATGTTCTCTCAGTTGCAAgacatgtaaaggcaaagctGATACATGCTCCAGTTGTTATTTCCCTTACTTCTTTGCCGAGTCAAAAATGGATTGCGTGACCAAGTGTCCACGTGGTTTCTATGGAAACATTAAAGACAGATTATGTAAGCCTTGTGACAAAGTGTGTCTAACTTGCGCCAATGGTGAAAGTGGAAACAGGTGTCAGTCTTGTCCAAGTGGATTATTCCTCC gTGGCTCGGCTTGTGTTTCTGATTGCCGAGATCTTCTTCCTGTGTCATCATTGTTGCCTCCTAAGCCTCCAGCTCCTTTGGTGCGATTGGTAGATGGGGCAAGTCGCAATCAGGGACGCGTGGAGGTGCTCTATGATGGGATCTGGGGGACAGTGTGTGATGATGGCTGGGATTTGAGCGACGCAAGTGTGGTTTGTAAAGAACTTGGATTTGGAGACGCAAAGGAAGCGACGCAGACTTCAAAATTTGGTCAAG GAAAAGGAATCATATGGTTGGACAATGTAAATTGCAAAGGGTTTGAGTCGTCATTGACACACTGCCTCCATGCAGGTTGGGGAGAAGGGAACTGTGATCCAGGTCACCATGAAGATGCAGGAGTGGTGTGTGATAACACAACTGTTAAAGATCTGAGCAATAACTTCTGTCGTCAAGTTAACGTTGGATCCTGTGCAGATCACCAG TTGTGTGACAGCCACGCCAAAGTCACGTGTGTCGATTTGGACCTTTATAACCAGAACGGAGAGGAGAAATCTGTGTGTATGCAGTGTCCAGATGGGTATATGGGAGACGGAAGGAGGTGTAGAA TGTTTGCATCTGCACCACCCGACTTTGAAAAAATGCCACCTAAAAGCATTACAGTGAAATTCCTAGCCGCTTTCCAGTTGAAGTGTTCCTCCAAGCCGCCTGTTATATACCCGTCTGTCTGGGACTGGAGAAAAGATGGACAGCCGCTTTCTGTTGAAGACATCAGATCCAAGAGGATCACGTCATCTGTCGGGACATTGGTTGTGCGATCAGCTGTTGCTGAAGACAGCGGTAACTACACATGCGCGTTAGTGAATAGCGCAGGCTCTGTTGAGAACAACGGTACAAAAGTAGTCGTCGAAG TCTCGCCTCAGATTCCTGACGTCATCTCAGCGGAAGTTGTTCAATCCGACGAAGCCAACCTTACCTGTCTGGTTAGCAGTTTTCCACCGTCGAATATAACCTGGAGATTTAAGGGCCAGGAATTGAGCAGCACCGATAGCAAATACAACTTCACCGACGGAAAGAGAACATTGCAAATCAAGGACGTGGAATTTAAGGATGCCGGCGAGTATGAGTGtgaggctgaaaatgatttgggCAAAGCGGTCGCTAATGCCACGCTAACTGTGGGAT CGAAAATGCAATATACAAAATTCccggaaagaaaaatagtCAAGAAGGGCGGCAATGCTAAGCTTGATTGTGTCGTGAAGGCATATCCAGTCCCCAATCAGGCGTGGAAGAAAGATGGTGAGCTGGTGACTAACGACAGTCGTCACTTCGTCACAAGAACGGAGTTAACAATAAACCAGTTTGATAGGTCAGACATGGGAAGCTACGCATGCGTAGCATGGAACCCAATCAGTGCTCAGGTTCGGGAAGCGCTCTTGATAATGACAg GTCGTCCCAAGGTAGCTATTCCTCCATCAAACCAAGACGTTCTTTCTGGTGCAAATGTGTCCTTCTATTGTTTTGGATATGGCGATCCCCAACCTAACGTTTTGTGGAAGAAAAACGGAAAGACTTTAAAGGAgccaaatggaaaaaaaagtctgTTGTTTGAAAAGCTTCAGATTTCGTCAGTCGGGGTGGACCAAGCAGGTTCTTATGAATGCGTTTATCGGAACAAGTATGGTGAAGATTCGCGATCAGCGTTGCTGACAGTGGACGGACAAACGGGAAAAG GTTCCAAAACAGCAGCTTATGGCGAACCGGAACGTGGACTCAGCAAAGGGGCTTtgattgcaattatttttgttgtcctCATTTTAGCGGTTGTTGTCATTGGTGTAATTATCTACAGGTGCCGTCAAATATCGTACTACAGAGGGCAAACACTTATGGCTAGAAGCGTAAACCGCTTTTCCGATTTGAAATCGCGATTAGTTAAAACCAGCGAAATTCCATATCAGGAAGAAGTGGATTAA